The following are encoded together in the Weissella soli genome:
- a CDS encoding transcription repressor NadR — MTSLERQAAIRAALSNPETPTISANTFAQQFGVSRQTIVGDIALIRATGDQIIATPQGYQYAKAFTHETILVMQHTFEEIEPELTIMVETGLTVTDVQVEHPLYGLLRGELSIASIGDVKQFVYQLSRTNSQPLSALTNGIHMHRVTYNHAAELQNARVKLREIGFLFEN; from the coding sequence ATGACTAGTCTTGAACGCCAAGCTGCCATTCGGGCAGCGCTATCCAATCCAGAAACCCCCACCATTAGCGCAAATACATTTGCCCAACAATTTGGTGTTTCACGCCAGACCATTGTCGGCGATATTGCTTTAATTCGGGCCACGGGTGACCAAATTATTGCCACTCCACAAGGTTACCAGTATGCTAAAGCGTTCACCCATGAAACAATTTTAGTGATGCAGCACACCTTTGAAGAGATCGAACCAGAATTAACAATCATGGTTGAAACTGGCTTAACTGTGACTGATGTCCAAGTTGAACATCCACTCTATGGTCTCTTACGGGGCGAATTATCCATTGCATCCATTGGGGATGTCAAACAATTTGTTTACCAATTATCACGTACAAATAGCCAACCGTTGTCAGCGTTAACGAATGGCATTCATATGCATCGCGTGACCTACAATCATGCCGCTGAGCTCCAGAATGCCCGGGTAAAATTACGTGAAATTGGCTTCTTGTTCGAAAATTAG
- a CDS encoding dihydrolipoyl dehydrogenase family protein has translation MTEHFEVGVIGAGPAGLSVAHPMQAAGKSTVIIEEYLWGGTCPNYGCDPKKVLLAAVEAKERAEWMKGFGLRGHEEIDWHALMAHKNAYTDPVPARKVMNLDETGVAHRYGHAFFVDAHTIDVNGQRITADTWVIATGARPARLTDVPGEAYLFDNEGFLNLADMPDEIALIGSGFIAVEFANIAAAAGAKVHLIAHKHHLLHEFDQDLTQDIIRQLEAKGVRIEWDFETVEVTKQSNTEYTVIAADGRTVTVNRAFVAIGRVGNTDRLNLAAAGVELGHNGIKVGKDLRTNVPHIFAVGDVADSPVAKLTSTGAFEARYVAGLLNGTEPAELSYPAVPVMVYGSPKLGTVGMSAEEAARQGYAVEEFDMTNWLEYWRLKEPVAKAKVIFDHEGYIVGATVLSGSADELINYFTVAINTKQDKQAIKHNLYAYPSLGSDMSFYYSGSNDATAFGGHAF, from the coding sequence ATGACAGAACATTTTGAGGTTGGTGTCATTGGGGCTGGTCCCGCGGGTCTATCCGTGGCGCATCCAATGCAAGCAGCCGGTAAAAGTACGGTGATTATCGAAGAATACCTTTGGGGAGGCACCTGCCCAAATTACGGTTGCGATCCTAAAAAAGTGCTGCTAGCAGCGGTTGAAGCTAAAGAACGCGCCGAGTGGATGAAGGGGTTCGGTCTGCGGGGACATGAAGAAATTGATTGGCATGCCTTAATGGCCCACAAAAATGCCTACACTGACCCGGTTCCAGCGCGGAAAGTGATGAATTTGGATGAAACTGGCGTTGCGCACCGTTATGGGCATGCGTTCTTTGTCGACGCCCATACGATTGATGTCAATGGTCAACGGATCACTGCTGATACATGGGTCATCGCTACCGGTGCCCGGCCAGCTCGTTTAACAGACGTGCCCGGGGAAGCCTACTTATTTGATAATGAAGGTTTCTTGAATCTGGCTGATATGCCGGATGAAATCGCCCTGATTGGTAGTGGTTTTATTGCTGTCGAATTTGCGAATATTGCGGCCGCCGCTGGTGCTAAGGTGCATTTGATTGCCCATAAGCACCACCTGCTCCATGAATTTGACCAAGACTTGACCCAAGATATCATCCGGCAACTCGAGGCCAAAGGGGTGCGTATCGAATGGGATTTTGAAACGGTCGAGGTGACTAAGCAGTCCAATACCGAGTATACCGTTATTGCTGCGGACGGCCGGACCGTCACAGTTAATCGTGCCTTCGTGGCGATCGGTCGGGTAGGCAATACTGATCGGTTGAATCTCGCCGCTGCGGGTGTCGAACTGGGACACAATGGCATCAAGGTCGGTAAGGATTTGCGGACGAATGTCCCGCATATCTTTGCGGTCGGCGACGTCGCAGATTCACCAGTGGCCAAATTAACGTCAACGGGGGCCTTTGAAGCCCGTTATGTGGCGGGTTTGTTGAACGGCACTGAACCAGCGGAGCTCAGCTACCCAGCTGTACCAGTTATGGTATATGGTTCACCAAAATTAGGCACGGTGGGGATGAGTGCCGAAGAAGCTGCTCGCCAGGGTTATGCAGTGGAAGAATTTGATATGACCAACTGGTTAGAGTACTGGCGTTTGAAGGAACCTGTTGCCAAAGCCAAGGTTATTTTTGATCACGAAGGGTATATCGTGGGTGCGACTGTCCTATCAGGTAGTGCTGATGAATTGATTAATTATTTCACAGTGGCCATTAATACCAAACAAGATAAGCAAGCTATTAAGCATAACTTGTATGCTTACCCATCACTTGGTTCAGATATGAGTTTCTACTATTCAGGATCAAATGATGCGACCGCCTTTGGGGGCCATGCCTTCTAA
- the helD gene encoding RNA polymerase recycling motor HelD, translating to MDNELISEQARLDDVVVEIEQQIVAANEAHAAAHSETRAVEGNYAANTSINTLEVDDAMETNAEIQQQRNIVARVNETEAIARQKVATLTTLRQAPYFGRIDIDEAGDQDTLYIGLASLQDDQGEFLIYDWRAPISGIYYNGTLGDVTYPTPIGEMHAELLKKRQYTIANDQIVNMFDTNETVGDELLQYALGQQNDTTMRNIVATIQQEQNAIIRDTKSDLLVVQGVAGSGKTSAILQRIAFLLFHARENLNSDQIVLFSPNRLFSSYIADVLPSLGERNMRQVTLAEFISARLEGLTVQTLFDRYEQGQTDALQVALLIRAKLEDATIMQRLLAYRDTLTVSDIAFDNIYYQNQTYFTASEIQTIFAGFSTQFSIKERLQMTQKALQKQLAKRIEASLDLDWVQEGLDNLTDLEFQTLLGSDYEEDLADEENMNDLLQSAAHKYVARELQAVDDAIYNNHYFDIYRQYADFLQWLGRQDAELADLWQAKRDRFMWALELHQIDLEDAVPLMYLRDLMTNGGTNSQMMYVFVDEMQDYSMAQLLYLKHAFPMAKFTVLGDAEQALFRPVEAPTVLLQKYSEAFTAKRPNMVILNKAYRSTQEIMNFAKALLPDGDQIIAFTRHGALPQMVLSDPQKIGQDLQGIVHQLHEQYGTVAVLTKTQAQAEVAMRHLRSSKLAVQLLHANDRKRTAPILVMPIYLAKGLEFDAVIGYDVSQTNYPDHLATGLLYTLASRAMHALALISIDGTLPRLIEAVAETVQIVESPAILT from the coding sequence ATGGATAATGAATTAATCAGTGAGCAAGCCCGTTTAGATGATGTGGTCGTTGAAATTGAGCAACAGATTGTGGCGGCTAATGAGGCCCATGCGGCAGCGCATAGTGAAACACGTGCCGTTGAAGGAAACTACGCCGCGAATACTTCAATTAACACCCTTGAAGTCGATGATGCCATGGAAACAAATGCCGAAATTCAACAGCAACGAAATATTGTCGCTCGGGTCAACGAAACCGAAGCCATCGCCCGGCAAAAAGTCGCAACACTGACAACTTTACGTCAGGCACCATATTTTGGCCGGATTGACATTGATGAGGCTGGTGATCAAGACACTTTATACATTGGCTTGGCATCGTTGCAGGACGATCAGGGTGAGTTCTTAATCTATGATTGGCGGGCGCCGATTAGTGGTATTTACTATAACGGGACGTTGGGGGATGTGACCTATCCGACACCTATCGGGGAGATGCACGCGGAATTATTAAAGAAACGCCAGTATACGATCGCCAACGATCAGATTGTCAACATGTTTGACACGAATGAAACTGTCGGTGATGAGTTGTTGCAGTATGCTCTCGGCCAGCAAAATGATACGACGATGCGCAATATTGTGGCCACCATTCAACAAGAGCAAAATGCGATTATTCGTGATACGAAGAGTGACTTGCTCGTCGTGCAGGGGGTCGCTGGCTCGGGCAAGACATCAGCGATTTTACAACGCATTGCCTTTTTACTCTTCCACGCTCGTGAAAACTTGAATAGTGATCAAATTGTGCTCTTCTCACCGAACCGGTTATTTTCGAGTTACATCGCGGACGTCTTGCCTTCGTTAGGTGAACGCAACATGCGGCAGGTAACATTAGCTGAGTTTATCAGCGCACGTTTAGAAGGATTGACCGTGCAGACTCTCTTTGACCGGTATGAACAAGGTCAGACGGACGCTTTGCAAGTAGCGCTGTTGATCCGCGCTAAGCTGGAAGATGCCACCATCATGCAACGGTTGCTGGCATATCGGGATACCTTAACGGTCAGTGACATTGCGTTTGATAACATTTATTATCAAAATCAAACTTACTTTACTGCCAGTGAAATTCAGACGATTTTTGCCGGCTTTAGCACGCAATTTAGCATTAAAGAACGGCTCCAAATGACGCAAAAAGCGCTTCAAAAACAATTAGCTAAACGGATTGAAGCATCGTTGGATTTAGATTGGGTCCAAGAAGGGTTAGATAATTTAACGGACTTAGAATTTCAAACTTTGCTCGGCTCAGATTATGAAGAGGATCTGGCGGATGAGGAAAATATGAATGATTTGCTGCAATCAGCCGCCCATAAGTATGTGGCCCGAGAACTGCAAGCAGTCGATGATGCCATCTATAATAACCACTATTTTGACATTTATCGCCAATATGCTGACTTTTTGCAGTGGCTAGGGCGGCAAGACGCCGAGTTGGCAGATTTATGGCAAGCGAAGCGTGATCGGTTTATGTGGGCGTTGGAGTTACATCAAATCGATTTAGAAGATGCGGTGCCCTTGATGTATCTACGTGATCTGATGACAAATGGTGGGACGAATTCGCAAATGATGTATGTCTTTGTGGATGAAATGCAAGATTATTCGATGGCGCAGCTATTATATCTCAAGCACGCCTTTCCGATGGCTAAATTTACGGTTTTGGGGGATGCTGAACAGGCGCTGTTCCGTCCAGTGGAGGCACCGACAGTCCTCTTGCAAAAATACAGTGAAGCCTTTACGGCCAAACGCCCCAATATGGTTATCTTGAATAAAGCCTACCGCTCAACGCAAGAAATTATGAATTTTGCCAAGGCCTTGTTGCCGGATGGTGATCAAATCATTGCTTTTACACGACATGGTGCTTTACCGCAAATGGTGCTCAGTGATCCACAAAAAATTGGGCAGGATTTACAGGGCATCGTGCACCAGTTACATGAGCAATATGGGACGGTTGCTGTACTGACCAAAACACAGGCACAAGCCGAGGTAGCGATGCGTCACTTACGGTCGTCTAAGTTAGCGGTGCAACTGCTCCATGCTAATGACCGTAAACGCACGGCGCCCATTTTGGTGATGCCCATTTATTTGGCTAAAGGGCTCGAATTTGATGCCGTGATTGGGTATGACGTGTCACAAACCAACTACCCAGATCACCTAGCAACGGGCTTGTTGTATACCTTGGCATCACGAGCGATGCATGCGTTGGCATTGATTAGCATTGATGGCACGCTGCCACGACTGATTGAAGCCGTCGCCGAAACCGTCCAGATTGTTGAATCCCCGGCGATCCTAACTTGA
- the trpS gene encoding tryptophan--tRNA ligase produces MSEKKVLLTGDRPTGKLHIGHYVGSLKNRVAMQNAGTYDPYIMIADKQAFTDNARDPEKIHNSLLEVALDYLAVGIDPAKSTIFVQTAVPELSELTEYFLNLVSVARLQRNPTVKTEIQQKGFGESIPAGFFVYPVSQAADIALFKGQVVPVGEDQEPMLEQTREIVRTFNRYYNTDILVEPEGVFPPKGQGRIPGLDGVKMSKSLGNAIYLSDTEDDLWQKIKSMYTDPAHIRVEDPGHIEGNMVFTYLDIFDTDTEKVAALKAQYQAGGLGDMKIKKYLFEVLNNELQPIRERRAEFAQDREGVLQMLKDGSEKARAEAQKTMHAVREAMGIAYWG; encoded by the coding sequence ATGAGCGAAAAGAAAGTGTTGTTAACGGGTGACCGTCCAACTGGTAAACTACATATTGGACATTACGTCGGTTCATTGAAAAATCGGGTAGCCATGCAAAATGCTGGTACGTACGATCCATATATTATGATTGCCGACAAGCAAGCCTTTACGGATAATGCACGGGATCCTGAAAAAATCCACAATTCACTGTTAGAAGTAGCTTTGGACTACTTGGCAGTGGGTATTGATCCAGCGAAGTCAACGATTTTTGTGCAAACAGCGGTACCAGAATTATCTGAGTTAACGGAATATTTTTTGAATCTAGTTTCCGTTGCGCGCTTGCAACGCAATCCAACAGTTAAAACTGAAATTCAACAAAAAGGGTTTGGTGAATCAATCCCAGCTGGTTTTTTTGTCTATCCAGTGTCACAAGCAGCGGACATTGCCTTGTTCAAGGGGCAAGTGGTGCCGGTTGGTGAAGACCAAGAGCCCATGCTAGAACAGACACGTGAAATTGTGCGGACTTTTAACCGTTACTACAACACCGATATCTTGGTTGAACCAGAAGGCGTATTCCCACCAAAGGGTCAGGGACGGATTCCTGGGCTTGATGGGGTTAAAATGTCAAAGTCATTGGGTAATGCCATCTATTTGAGTGATACAGAAGATGACTTGTGGCAAAAGATCAAGTCAATGTACACTGACCCAGCGCACATTCGTGTGGAGGATCCAGGGCATATTGAAGGTAACATGGTCTTCACCTACTTGGACATTTTCGATACCGATACTGAAAAAGTTGCCGCATTAAAGGCCCAATATCAGGCTGGTGGTTTGGGTGACATGAAGATTAAGAAGTACTTGTTTGAAGTATTGAATAACGAATTGCAGCCAATCCGTGAGCGTCGTGCGGAATTTGCTCAAGATCGTGAAGGGGTTTTGCAGATGCTAAAGGATGGGTCAGAAAAGGCCCGTGCAGAAGCACAAAAGACGATGCATGCAGTACGTGAGGCGATGGGAATCGCTTATTGGGGATAA
- a CDS encoding exopolyphosphatase, which produces MSYLAVIDLGSNSTRMVVEEFTEEGNIKELVRRKLDTRLAEGMDDNLSALTEVAMQRVIDALLEFQKDYQQFADIEVMGIATAAVREATNQADFVDRVFAAVGVELRVLTGDQEAYYDYLGAVSALDFSDAWLLDTGGASVELVGIEERMAANFISLPFGAVNLSEKFHLNKAGVLGADQIAAASQYVSEQYSHLPWLDGDHDDLPIILLGGANRSLARLDRVQHGLSADADFHGYEMEAATVLATFNEMAQMSLAERATLMGPEANRADIMISGLLPIVNLIERTKSPKVVFSSSGVREGILREYQMSL; this is translated from the coding sequence ATGAGTTATTTAGCAGTCATTGACCTAGGGTCGAATTCGACCCGCATGGTTGTGGAAGAGTTTACTGAAGAAGGCAATATCAAGGAGCTGGTGCGGCGCAAGTTGGACACGCGCTTGGCTGAGGGGATGGATGATAACCTCAGCGCCTTAACTGAAGTGGCGATGCAACGGGTGATTGACGCCCTCTTAGAGTTTCAAAAGGATTATCAACAGTTTGCAGATATTGAGGTCATGGGAATCGCGACCGCAGCCGTGCGTGAGGCGACGAATCAAGCTGATTTTGTGGACCGGGTCTTCGCCGCGGTCGGAGTTGAGCTGCGCGTATTGACCGGTGACCAAGAAGCATATTATGACTACCTTGGTGCGGTCTCAGCGTTAGATTTTTCGGATGCTTGGTTACTCGATACCGGCGGCGCAAGTGTCGAATTAGTTGGGATTGAAGAGCGTATGGCGGCAAATTTCATCAGTTTGCCCTTCGGCGCGGTCAACCTATCGGAAAAATTCCACTTGAATAAAGCGGGTGTCTTGGGTGCCGATCAGATCGCAGCAGCTAGTCAATATGTCTCCGAGCAATATAGCCATTTACCTTGGTTAGATGGGGATCATGATGATTTGCCAATTATTTTATTAGGTGGTGCTAATCGTTCATTGGCACGGCTTGATCGTGTCCAACATGGCCTGTCAGCTGACGCCGATTTTCATGGCTATGAAATGGAGGCTGCGACCGTGTTGGCAACCTTTAACGAGATGGCGCAGATGAGTTTAGCTGAGCGGGCAACGCTAATGGGACCGGAAGCCAATCGTGCGGACATCATGATTAGCGGTTTGTTACCGATTGTGAATTTAATTGAGCGTACTAAATCACCAAAGGTTGTCTTTTCATCTTCAGGTGTGCGTGAAGGTATTTTACGTGAGTATCAAATGAGTTTATAG
- a CDS encoding D-2-hydroxyacid dehydrogenase yields MKIYVTNVREDEVQFINAWQEAHGEHEVAYTTDMLTLETIQKLDGFDAVNILQLNQISTDVFGALANKGIHIMNLRNVGIDNLDLAAAKEFGFQVSNVPSYSPNAIAEHAVMLMMRALRRTPESDARIAAHDFRWAPTIARELRMQTVGVIGTGRIGRVVIDILQGFGAKVIVYDLHRSNADLEAQGLYVDTLDELYAQADIITLHMPETAANHHIINAATLAKMRPRTILVNVSRGGLVDVDAVLTALADGKLAFYALDTYEGEFGIFNADWRDKKLPDARLEQLLARPDVLVTPHIAFYTETAVSEMVNQSLDAGVAFYNGELPSQNVEL; encoded by the coding sequence ATGAAAATTTATGTAACGAATGTTCGTGAAGATGAAGTGCAATTTATTAATGCATGGCAAGAAGCGCATGGAGAACATGAAGTTGCCTACACAACTGACATGTTAACCCTAGAAACGATTCAAAAATTAGATGGCTTTGATGCCGTTAATATTTTGCAATTGAACCAGATTTCAACGGATGTCTTTGGCGCCTTAGCTAATAAAGGCATCCACATTATGAATTTACGGAATGTCGGGATTGATAATTTGGATTTGGCTGCGGCCAAGGAGTTTGGCTTTCAAGTATCAAATGTCCCTAGTTATTCACCTAACGCGATTGCAGAACATGCGGTGATGTTGATGATGCGGGCCTTGCGCCGGACGCCTGAATCAGATGCACGAATTGCCGCCCATGATTTTCGTTGGGCCCCAACCATTGCCCGTGAATTAAGGATGCAAACCGTCGGTGTCATTGGTACTGGTCGTATCGGTCGGGTGGTGATTGACATCTTGCAAGGCTTTGGTGCGAAGGTGATCGTGTATGATTTACACCGCAGCAACGCTGATCTTGAGGCCCAGGGCCTGTATGTTGATACGTTAGATGAATTATATGCCCAGGCTGATATCATCACGTTGCATATGCCAGAAACGGCAGCCAATCATCATATAATTAATGCAGCAACGCTGGCCAAGATGCGCCCTCGGACGATTTTAGTGAATGTCTCACGGGGTGGCTTAGTTGATGTTGACGCTGTCTTAACAGCACTAGCCGACGGCAAATTAGCATTTTACGCCTTGGATACCTATGAAGGTGAATTTGGGATATTCAATGCCGATTGGCGCGATAAAAAATTGCCTGATGCCCGCTTGGAGCAGTTGCTAGCACGACCAGATGTATTAGTCACACCGCACATTGCATTCTACACCGAAACGGCGGTCTCAGAAATGGTTAATCAATCATTAGATGCCGGTGTCGCCTTTTATAATGGCGAATTACCAAGTCAAAACGTTGAATTATAA
- a CDS encoding peptide ABC transporter substrate-binding protein: protein MKQLGKTAVLLASVAMLGSVAVPATTASAAGKTINWSEIADLPTMDPSKSTDTVSADALAATSLPLVQFGKNNKIEFEAAKSYEKSKDGLTYTFHLRKNLKWANGDKLTAKDFVYGWQRSINPKTASEYAYLFDGVKNANAIQAGTAKVADLGISATDDYTLKVTLEKAVPYFLQVITMPVFFPQSQTFVEKQGDKYGTSAATYLSAGPYKLTGWNGSNQKYAYVKNTNYWDKQDVKTKKINVQIIKDQNTGYNLYQGKKLDFTTLSPDQVKSSKTKKAYTQIKQGATQMLQLNEAKVKAFKNLKVRQAISYAIDRKTLANNIVTGAAVPAKSYTPTGLAKDPNTGKDFAKGAAVKGAISYDKKKAAKLFKAGLKEVGISKLKITLLTDDDDSSKRVAQFLQQQLEDHLKGLTVTIKSVPKKQRLALSTAKDFDMVNFGWLADYPDASSFLDLYTSDASYNYGSWKNTTFDSVMADTKDKDANNAKARYADFKKAEQTLEKDMGVVPMYYRSTAALKNTKVKGVIFNPTGAPYNFKYAVKK from the coding sequence ATGAAGCAATTGGGGAAAACAGCTGTATTGCTGGCATCGGTTGCGATGCTTGGGAGTGTAGCGGTGCCTGCGACGACGGCATCAGCAGCTGGTAAGACAATTAATTGGTCAGAAATTGCCGATTTGCCAACGATGGATCCTTCAAAGTCGACAGATACAGTTTCTGCAGACGCACTGGCAGCGACGAGCTTGCCACTGGTACAATTCGGTAAGAATAATAAGATTGAATTTGAAGCAGCGAAGAGTTATGAGAAATCAAAGGATGGGTTGACCTATACCTTCCACTTGCGTAAGAACTTGAAGTGGGCTAATGGCGACAAGTTGACGGCCAAGGATTTCGTCTATGGCTGGCAACGCTCAATTAATCCAAAAACTGCTTCAGAATATGCCTACTTGTTTGACGGGGTGAAGAACGCCAATGCCATTCAAGCGGGGACAGCCAAAGTAGCTGATTTGGGTATTTCAGCGACTGATGATTATACATTGAAGGTGACTTTGGAAAAGGCTGTGCCATACTTCTTACAAGTCATCACGATGCCTGTCTTCTTCCCACAAAGTCAAACCTTTGTGGAAAAGCAGGGTGATAAGTACGGGACTTCCGCCGCAACTTACTTATCAGCTGGTCCATATAAGTTGACTGGTTGGAATGGTTCAAACCAAAAGTATGCCTATGTTAAGAATACTAACTATTGGGATAAGCAAGATGTGAAGACGAAGAAGATTAATGTGCAGATCATCAAGGACCAAAACACTGGTTATAACTTGTATCAAGGTAAAAAATTAGACTTCACGACTTTATCACCAGATCAAGTGAAGAGTTCAAAGACAAAGAAGGCTTATACGCAAATCAAGCAAGGTGCAACACAAATGTTGCAGTTGAATGAAGCAAAGGTCAAGGCCTTCAAGAACCTCAAAGTACGTCAGGCCATCTCATATGCCATTGACCGTAAGACTTTGGCTAATAACATCGTGACTGGTGCAGCTGTACCGGCCAAGAGTTACACACCAACTGGCCTAGCCAAGGATCCAAACACAGGTAAGGATTTTGCCAAGGGTGCCGCAGTCAAGGGTGCCATCTCATATGACAAGAAGAAGGCCGCTAAGTTGTTTAAGGCTGGTTTGAAAGAAGTCGGTATCTCAAAGTTGAAGATTACCTTGCTGACAGATGACGATGATTCATCAAAGCGCGTGGCACAATTCTTGCAACAACAATTGGAAGACCACTTGAAGGGACTGACGGTGACTATTAAGTCAGTTCCTAAGAAGCAACGTTTGGCTTTGAGTACTGCCAAGGACTTCGATATGGTTAACTTTGGTTGGCTAGCTGATTATCCTGACGCCTCATCATTCTTGGATTTGTACACTTCTGATGCTTCATATAACTATGGTAGCTGGAAGAACACAACCTTTGACAGTGTGATGGCAGATACTAAGGACAAGGATGCCAACAACGCCAAAGCCCGTTATGCCGACTTTAAGAAGGCTGAACAAACCCTTGAAAAGGATATGGGTGTGGTCCCAATGTACTATCGTTCAACGGCAGCTTTGAAGAACACTAAGGTCAAAGGTGTGATCTTTAATCCGACCGGTGCGCCATACAATTTCAAGTACGCAGTTAAAAAGTAA
- a CDS encoding gluconate:H+ symporter, with product MGSLLVLFAGILLLLFLIIKVKMNTFIALILTASLVGLGLGMKLEQIPVSIQTGIGNSLGELAIVFGFGAMLGRLVADAGGAHRIANTLINIFGKKRVQIAVMVASFIIGIALFFEVGMVILIPIVFAIALELGVPLLTLGIPMAAALSVTHGFLPPHPAPTAIAGALGANTGKVLLYGLIVAIPAAIIAGPLFSKLAQKFAPEAFTVKTKLTAFGEVKQFKTEETPSFGLSILTSLFPVILMGIATVYTVIFNDGQPYAKPQGFMESLVAFFANPVAAMILSLLFALWSMGWKQRRTSKEIAETVEDATKSIAMLLLIIGGGAAFKQILIDGGISNQIAQMFAHSSISPLILAWIITVILRIALGSATVAALTAAGLVQPLMAAAGIDPALMVLVIGAGSLAASHVNDAGFWMFKEYFDLDVKQTLKIWTVLETVISVVGLIIVLLLNMIVH from the coding sequence ATGGGATCACTATTAGTTCTATTTGCCGGCATATTATTGCTGCTATTTTTGATTATCAAGGTCAAGATGAATACATTCATCGCTTTGATTTTGACAGCTTCACTCGTAGGTTTGGGATTAGGAATGAAGCTAGAACAAATTCCAGTATCCATCCAAACGGGAATCGGTAACTCACTTGGTGAGTTGGCGATTGTCTTCGGTTTTGGAGCGATGCTTGGACGTTTGGTTGCTGATGCCGGTGGTGCACACCGTATCGCAAATACGTTAATTAATATTTTTGGTAAGAAGCGCGTCCAAATTGCCGTGATGGTAGCTTCATTCATCATTGGTATTGCGTTGTTCTTTGAAGTGGGTATGGTTATCTTGATTCCGATTGTCTTTGCAATCGCGCTGGAATTGGGTGTGCCTTTGCTAACTTTGGGAATTCCAATGGCCGCTGCGTTGTCAGTAACGCACGGTTTCTTGCCACCACACCCAGCGCCAACTGCTATTGCAGGTGCGTTGGGGGCTAACACGGGTAAGGTTTTGCTTTACGGTTTGATCGTTGCGATTCCAGCAGCCATCATCGCCGGACCATTGTTTTCTAAGTTAGCTCAGAAATTTGCCCCAGAGGCCTTTACAGTTAAGACCAAGTTGACGGCCTTTGGTGAAGTTAAGCAATTCAAGACAGAAGAGACACCATCATTTGGATTGTCAATTTTGACAAGCTTGTTCCCAGTTATTTTGATGGGAATTGCGACAGTTTACACCGTCATCTTCAATGACGGTCAACCATATGCTAAGCCACAAGGGTTCATGGAGTCACTCGTTGCCTTCTTTGCCAACCCCGTGGCCGCGATGATTTTGTCATTGCTATTTGCTCTATGGTCAATGGGTTGGAAGCAACGCCGTACTTCAAAAGAAATTGCCGAAACAGTTGAAGATGCCACTAAGTCAATTGCGATGTTGTTGTTGATTATTGGTGGTGGTGCTGCCTTTAAGCAAATCTTGATTGATGGTGGTATTTCTAACCAAATCGCACAAATGTTTGCCCACTCAAGTATTTCACCATTGATCTTGGCATGGATTATTACAGTAATCCTGCGAATCGCTTTGGGTTCAGCTACGGTTGCTGCCTTGACAGCTGCCGGGTTGGTACAACCATTGATGGCCGCCGCTGGTATCGATCCTGCTTTGATGGTTTTGGTAATCGGGGCCGGTTCATTGGCCGCATCCCACGTCAACGACGCTGGTTTCTGGATGTTTAAGGAATACTTTGATTTGGATGTTAAGCAAACACTTAAGATCTGGACTGTTCTAGAAACAGTGATTTCCGTAGTTGGTTTGATTATTGTTTTGCTGCTAAACATGATCGTACATTAA